Within the Erpetoichthys calabaricus chromosome 1, fErpCal1.3, whole genome shotgun sequence genome, the region gacttctcatgaaAAATGTCCTAAGAATGGATATATAAATAGATTGTTTACAGTTGTCACTTTTAAAGAAAATCACCATCTTATGCACATTAcattacataaacacacacattcttTATTGCGTTAGGTCAAAGAGGAATTCTTCTACATTGTATATATAGTATAACATACTTCAAACCTTTCCATACAGTGAATTCAATGCTTCTGTTTAGATCTCAAGTGAAAAAGTGCACATATACTACAAAAAAATACCAGGTTTTAATTTCTGGGTTTTACTGCAGCATGTCCACTCATGCCTTAACATTGTACAGCAACATTTTAATATCTCATCCCTCCATTTTGGGTGAGCCGTTTTCTgggataaattaacaaaaatttataaaaatgtacatttagttGCAGATCACTTCAACACAATAAGAACATAACGAGTCTCACAAGAAAGACGCCATTTAGGCTATAACACTCACTTGCTGTTTGGCTGGCAAATAGCTAGGTTATCCCAATCCCTAttccagatatatatatatatatatatatatattttttttttaaacctgtcaGATTTATGCCTCCACTACAGGAGTTGGTAATTTCATAAGAAATTTAGCAATATTATAGGacatacagcgcatcactttttccacattttgttatgttacagccttatttattccaaaatggattaaattcattttttttccctcagaattctacacacaacaccccataatgacaacgtgaaaaaaagtttacttgaggtttttgcaaatttattaaaaataaaaaactgaggaatcacatgtacataagtattcattgcctttgctcaatactttgtcaatgcacctttggcagcaattacagcctcaagtctttttgaatacgatgccacaagcttggcacacctatccttggccagtttcacccattcctctttgcagcacccctcaagctccatcaggttggatgggaagcgttggtgcacagctattttaagatctctccagagatgttccatcggattcaagtctgggctctggtcgggccactcaaggacattcacagagttgtcctgaagccactcctttgatatcttggctgtgtgcttaggggtcgttgtcctgctgaaagatgaactgccGCCCCAGTCCGAGGTCaacagcactctggagcaggttttcattcaggatgtctctgtacattgctgcagtcatctttccctttatcctgactagtcttccagtccctgccgctgaaaaacatccccacagcatgatgctgccaccaccatgcttcactgtagggatggtactggcctggtgatgagcggtgtctggtttcctccaaacatcacgcctggcattcaaaccaaagagttcaatctttgtctcatcagaccagagaattttctctctcatggtctgcgagtccttcaggtgccttttggcaaactccaggcgggctgccatgtcccttttactaaggagtggcttccgtctggccactctaccatacaggcctgattggtggaatgCTGCAgatatggttgtccttctggaaggttctcctctctccacagaggacatctggagctctgacagagtggccatcggattcttggtcacccccattactaaggcccttctcctctgatcgctcagtttagatggccggccagctctaggaagagtcctggtggttttgaacttcttccacttacggatgatggaggccactgtgctcattgggaccttcaaagcagcagaaatttttctgtaaccttccccagacttgttcatcgagacaatcctgtctcggaggtctacagacaattcctttgacttcatgcttggtttgtgctctgacatgaactgtcaactgtgggaccttatatagacaggtgtgtgcctttccaaatcatgtccaatcaactgaatttaccacaatctgaaaaaaacaatcacaagtataaaatgaatgcttcataCAAAAACACTGGACATACCTTCTGTAGGATTGGATGGCTGatctttatttattgttgtctGTATGTTGCTGAAAGATGCAGGTGGTGCACACTGCTGCAGGACCCCAATTGCATTGCAAAACTGATCTGCAAGCTAAAAATATTTAAGTGGTCAGGAATAATTACTATTCTTTTCAAGTAATGCATGTGAAATCATACTGCATAAGAAAACGACAAGAACGAATACCCTGTTGCAGTATTCAATACTGTATACATTACTCTTCAAACTTAGTTTTATCATGAAGTAAAAAGAAATTCCATTAATATACAGGATCATTTAAATCTCAGAATATAGAGAGCTTGACTCTTTAACTAGTCATTCCACAGAAAAATTACCTAACCCATTTAAGATCTTGAATATTAATGTCTACACTTTAATCCCATTATTTCACCAAATACAAAAatagtcttaaaaataaaagacactggCTTGAATTAGACATTTACAGAATAAGCaattattcaatgaaaaatgtccattttattattaaattgattCTTCCTACTGTAATTAAAATCTTCTACTAGTACACAGAATACTTGCCTTTTATGAAATACTGGcattgtacatatacagtaccaaCCATCCTGGGGTCTTTTCGATAAAGCGTGATTAGATAGATCTCAGAACGAAATACGGCATGTTCTAATACAATTTTGTATCTGTACATTGGTCGGTTTCACAGAACCAGCTTTCAATCATCTCACACAATCCCAGATGGGTTAATGCATGCTCACTGCAAATTTTATAAACCCTTATGAGTTAATCACTGAACAGTCGATCAACCACAGACTATAAGTTTAAGAAACAAAGCAAGAGGTGCTGGTGGCAGTGCGTGAACATTATCAGCACATCCAACAAAAAAGGAGGAAAGCAGTGACTAAAGAAAGGGAGATGGCGTGCAGGAATATCATTCTAAGAATGAATGTGTAAAACAGTTTATCAGTGAAATCTGTGTATATTGTGTGTGGTAAACTGTTGCATTAGGCAAAATTTACCTCGGAGATATTGCTTCACTCGAATCACTGTATGACCTCAAGTAAGCATTGTATTCCGCTTTTGTaaataatatcattaaaaaatgtgtgaGACAGATATATGCCATTTAAGTTTTCAGCATATGTAAGATTTCTTCTAGTCATTACTGTGAGAGATGTCAAACATTATCATGCCTGCACTGAACCCTGTACTGTCCAGTAATTATGTGACAAAGGTCAATTACAGTCATGTAAAAATTTACATCAGAAGACTCACAGTGCCCACTCTTTGAATGGTAATTTAACCTGTTCAAATGTGAGACCTCGAATATTTGGCCTTAACAATTGTACAGTAATTATGTGTGTGGCATATCATATAATTTTAAGAATAGAAAGGTGGACATAATGATATCTGTACTGgatatctgaaatacataatTACGTATcattcacaaataaatataagcaatacaatgccttattccattacagaaccCGTAAACAAAACTACATTAATAAGAACATTGCATATAAGTACAGTATCTGCTTAAAAGGAGAGTTTCCAGAGTTGCTTGTTTAAAAGATGACGGACTATGTAGAAGGAATTACAGTGGGCAGCTTGATCTACCAGCGAGTCAATTCTCAGGTGTTAATGCTCAGAAATTCTGCAGTTGCTTAAATTTGATTGCCCTACCTGCGACTCTGTGGAATTCTTCTTTGATGGTTGTTATTTATTGTCTCCAAATGGCAGAccgtgtgtgtgtgacagagagACAGCAAAACAGCACTTTCAAGTTAGTTACACTTTTGTGATTGCTTTGATGGTGTGCGGCATCTCCAATGCGGTGAAGAAAACTGCCCTTTACAGCAAGAAATGTACATGATTTGTATCGATGTCAGCTTAAAGCCATGATGTTTATCActgaacatgtaaaattttagaaGGTTGCCGGGATATATTACAGCCTCAGATGTCATACAGACACCTCTCAAAGCATGTCGGAATGTCTGATCGCAATCTGATTACTTTATTCTGGGAAGAATTTGGTGAAGAAGTTGTGCTTCTGTGTCGACTGTTCAGGAAGGGCATAATATTTTCAACATTTCGTAGTTTATTTTTCTGCACCCTAAATAGTACAGTTGGGATTAGCATTtctaaaatgacatttaaagacTGAGTTTATGATTGGATGCTCTGCTCCTTAAATATCAAGGCTGCATAGCATTAATCTATCATGTTAAATAAACCTACTTCTTTGCAGGTTAGTTTCAGGAAACTGGTTGTCTCAGAGACTGAGCTAGATTTTGTCAAATCTTTCTTTCTGCAACAGGTCCTGGGCCCATTCCAAAAAGTGGGATTATGGAGTTAAACACCGTTGGCCTCATGGTTCACATAATTCTGGCTCAATCTATTCCAAAATGCAGTTTTGGTTTAATCAAGGTGTTCTGAAAGGGAGTTAGCCTTAATTTACATGAATTCCAACTTACTTCAACTGGACTTTGTACCAATCCTGCATTCTTGAAAAGACTTCTGGTCTTAAAAGACTACAGTCTAAGATTAAGTCGGTGTATCATTGTCCTGTATCACTACCTAAAATGTGCAGGAACTAAGTACAAGAACACTAAATATatggcattacattttt harbors:
- the med21 gene encoding mediator of RNA polymerase II transcription subunit 21 isoform X1, with the translated sequence MSEHKPSMKSKELSVDLRDRIVSMNKSGEGYRKISAALKVPMSTVASIIRKWKKFKTTRTLPRAGRPSKLSDQRRRALVMGVTKNPMATLSELQMSSVERGEPSRRTTISAAFHQSGLYGRVARRKPLLSKRDMAARLEFAKRHLKDSQTMREKILWSDETKIELFGLNARRDVWRKPDTAHHQASTIPTVKHGGGSIMLWGCFSAAGTGRLVRIKGKMTAAMYRDILNENLLQSAVDLGLGRQFIFQQDNDP